Proteins from a genomic interval of Amphiura filiformis chromosome 9, Afil_fr2py, whole genome shotgun sequence:
- the LOC140160093 gene encoding uncharacterized protein — protein MSSQISSVVKCVSFHLRNLPRIRRFLDLDTCKLAVQALVFSRIDYGNALLFGATEYDLTRLQRLQNRAARLIMMVGRDTSSAPLLRHLHWLPIRKRIEFKLLVITYKCVNSQAPEYLQELITFRKPKYATRSSLDRTLLIVPKTRTLTGDKAFQTAGPRLWNSLPINIRQAKTLDIFKTNLKTHLFV, from the coding sequence ATGTCTAGTCAGATTTCATCAGTTGTGAAGTGCGTCAGTTTTCACCTACGCAATCTTCCCAGGATTCGTCGTTTTTTAGATCTGGACACATGCAAGCTGGCTGTTCAAGCTCTTGTATTTTCTCGCATAGACTATGGTAACGCCTTACTGTTTGGAGCCACTGAATATGACCTAACTCGTCTGCAACGCCTACAAAATAGAGCCGCGAGACTTATAATGATGGTTGGCCGTGATACATCTAGTGCCCCTCTGTTACGCCATCTTCATTGGCTACCGATCCGTAAGCGTATCGAATTCAAGCTATTGGTCATCACATACAAGTGCGTCAACTCACAAGCTCCGGAATACCTGCAAGAACTGATCACATTTCGCAAACCAAAGTACGCCACTCGTTCATCACTTGACAGAACACTTCTCATTGTTCCAAAAACCAGGACTCTCACCGGTGACAAAGCGTTTCAAACCGCAGGTCCTCGTCTATGGAATTCACTTCCAATCAACATCAGGCAGGCCAAAACACTGGacattttcaaaaccaatttaaaaactcatctgtttgTTTAA